In Clostridiaceae bacterium, one genomic interval encodes:
- a CDS encoding SIS domain-containing protein — translation MKEQSLKAALESIKIESKAIADVAENIDIEAFKKAVQAIISSNKTITCACGHSGIAAKKFAHGLCCVEINGFFLSPAEAVHGGLGGLKKGDTLVLVSRGGKTVELMPIMDVCKKKGATLIAVTENLESPLAKSADIVLPLKIEKESDKFNTQATASFVATIALFDAIIVAIMEETGYTSEQFALIHPGGAVGERLNKR, via the coding sequence ATGAAAGAACAATCTCTTAAAGCTGCTTTAGAATCTATAAAAATTGAGAGCAAAGCTATTGCTGACGTAGCGGAAAACATTGATATTGAAGCTTTTAAAAAAGCTGTGCAGGCTATTATTTCCAGCAATAAAACAATAACCTGTGCATGCGGCCATTCGGGAATAGCCGCCAAAAAATTTGCCCATGGATTATGCTGTGTTGAGATAAACGGATTTTTCCTTTCACCTGCAGAAGCAGTACATGGAGGTTTGGGAGGACTTAAAAAAGGTGATACTTTGGTCCTGGTGTCCAGAGGTGGCAAGACTGTTGAATTAATGCCGATTATGGATGTATGTAAGAAAAAAGGAGCCACTCTTATAGCTGTTACAGAGAATCTTGAATCACCTTTGGCAAAGAGTGCAGATATTGTTCTTCCTCTTAAGATTGAAAAGGAAAGCGATAAATTTAATACACAGGCAACTGCCAGCTTTGTAGCTACTATTGCTCTTTTTGACGCAATAATTGTTGCAATTATGGAAGAAACAGGTTATACTTCCGAGCAATTTGCTTTAATTCATCCAGGCGGAGCAGTAGGGGAACGTCTGAATAAACGGTAA
- a CDS encoding ribulose-phosphate 3-epimerase: MVKLAPSMLSADFAFLARDVEIVEKAGAEYLHIDVMDGMFVPNMSIGPQIVKCLRPHSKMVFDVHLMIVEPERYVESFIKAGADIITFHYEATKKVEETIELIKRLGAKASISIKPKTQPEEIEHLIKDLDMVLIMSVEPGFGGQSFIPESLDKIDRTRKLIDKHNPACDLQVDGGIYTHNVADVVKAGANIIVAGSAIFNAPDIAGAVKAFREKVSNL; the protein is encoded by the coding sequence TTGGTAAAACTTGCACCATCTATGCTTTCAGCTGATTTTGCTTTCCTGGCAAGGGACGTGGAAATCGTAGAGAAAGCAGGAGCTGAATACCTACATATTGATGTTATGGATGGTATGTTTGTACCAAATATGTCTATTGGGCCGCAAATAGTAAAATGCTTGCGTCCTCATTCAAAAATGGTTTTTGATGTTCATTTAATGATAGTTGAACCGGAAAGATATGTTGAAAGCTTCATTAAAGCAGGAGCTGACATTATCACATTCCATTATGAAGCAACCAAAAAGGTTGAGGAAACCATTGAACTTATCAAGAGGTTAGGAGCTAAAGCAAGTATTTCAATTAAACCTAAAACACAACCCGAAGAAATAGAACATCTTATCAAAGATTTGGACATGGTGCTTATAATGTCTGTTGAACCAGGCTTTGGAGGTCAGTCTTTTATTCCAGAATCACTTGACAAAATAGACCGCACAAGAAAGCTTATCGACAAACATAACCCAGCTTGTGATTTGCAAGTAGATGGCGGAATTTACACCCATAATGTGGCAGATGTTGTTAAGGCGGGAGCAAATATAATAGTTGCCGGGAGTGCTATATTTAATGCCCCTGATATAGCAGGCGCAGTAAAAGCGTTCAGAGAGAAAGTTTCTAATTTATAA
- a CDS encoding GNAT family N-acetyltransferase yields the protein MLDKSLPFFRVIMVRKAGTPVPEPLLPDGYKFVTFIEGDERHWAEIETSVGEFNNVYEAVNYYRENYLPYTEEVKRRTIFIQNKEGEKIATLTNWWGYTGERRDPWMHWVAVKPEYQGLGMGKAIVFEGVRRMILIEGDRDFYLPTQTWSYKAIGVYLKAGFEFCKEKYAGGFENEYEKALQVIKDKIR from the coding sequence GTGCTTGATAAATCCCTCCCGTTTTTTAGAGTCATAATGGTAAGAAAGGCTGGAACTCCTGTCCCTGAACCATTACTTCCGGATGGTTATAAATTTGTTACTTTTATTGAAGGAGATGAAAGGCACTGGGCAGAAATTGAGACATCGGTTGGAGAATTTAATAATGTTTATGAGGCAGTTAATTATTACAGGGAAAACTATTTGCCCTATACAGAGGAAGTTAAACGAAGGACCATTTTTATACAGAATAAAGAAGGAGAAAAAATTGCCACATTGACCAATTGGTGGGGATATACCGGTGAAAGACGTGATCCCTGGATGCATTGGGTGGCAGTCAAACCAGAATATCAGGGGCTTGGCATGGGAAAAGCCATAGTTTTTGAGGGCGTGAGAAGAATGATACTTATTGAAGGTGACAGGGACTTTTATCTTCCTACCCAGACATGGAGTTACAAGGCCATTGGTGTATATCTAAAAGCTGGTTTCGAGTTTTGTAAGGAGAAATATGCAGGCGGTTTTGAAAATGAATATGAAAAAGCATTGCAAGTGATAAAGGATAAAATTAGGTAA